AGACGCCTGTTTGGAGCTTTATAGCCAAATGAGACATTCATCTCTTAAACCTAATGATTATACATTAACAAGTCTCTTGAGTGCGTGTGTAGGTAATGGCTCTCTTAGACAAGGAAAAAGTGCTCATTGTCTGGCATTTCTATCGGGGTTTTATTCATATTTACATGTTGCCAACGCTCTTGTCTCAATGTATTGCAAGTGTGGTAATATCGAAGATGCTTTTTGTGTATTTGAATCAATGCATGATAAAGATATTGTTTCATGGAATTCCATGATTTCGGGCTATGCGTTGCATGGACTAGCATGGAAAGCTATTGATCTCTTTGAGGAGATGAAAAGGCAGAAAATGAAGCCTGATTGTATTACATTCCTAGGTGTTCTCTCATCATGTCGTCATGCTGGTCTTGTTAAACAAGGGCATATGTATTTTAATTCAATGATAGAGTATTGTGTGGAGCCTGATTTGGGTCATTACTCATGCATTGTTGATCTTCTTGGTCGAGCTGGCCTAGTTGATGAGGGCCGGAATTTTATTTTGGACATGCCAATAAAACCCAATGCTGTCATATGGGGCTCACTTCTTTCTTCTTGTAGGCTTCACGATAATGTTTGGATTGGAATAGAGGCTGCTGAGAACAGGCTTGAACTAGAGCCTTCATGTGCAGCCACCCATATGCAGCTTGCAAAGTTGTATGCAAGAGTAGGGATGTGGGACCAGGTTGCCAAAGTGTGGAAAATGATGAAGGACACAGAGCTCCAAACAAATCCTGGATACAGCTGGATTGAGATAGGGAATGAAGTCATCAGCTTTAAAGCAGATGACACTGCCAACTCCAGAATGAATGAGGTTTTCTGCATGTTGGAGGGTTTGAAGTGTCAGCTCAAATCAGATCATGTGCCTGAATCTCAGGAAGAGTTTGATGGTTATTCTTGCACAAGTTTTTCTTGATAAATGGGGAGAATAATGCTAATACACAAAGTCCAGCTGCTATGTTTGTGTGCAGGCATCCACAGCTACTGATTGATTTTGAGGTACATGCATCCTTCTGTTGGAGTATCAGTTTCCTAATGAACGTGATCTATATCCATGTATCGTGCCTTTTTTTTCATGAAAATGAACCAAGTTCTGACCATCATTTTACTACCTTCGTTTCTAATTCTTTTGCTTAACCTCCCTACATTCTACATCTCATCTAGGTCTACCGTTATGGCCTTGTGCATGAAATGCTATGTAATTATCTTGAATTTTATATTCTGGATAAGCCGGACCTTAAAATGACTGGATAT
This genomic stretch from Spinacia oleracea cultivar Varoflay chromosome 3, BTI_SOV_V1, whole genome shotgun sequence harbors:
- the LOC110801491 gene encoding pentatricopeptide repeat-containing protein At2g37320, which translates into the protein MNIRNLFGCYWKCKRKFFKSTTYLTILQTLFLSRSYTTHRLKQDSDIKSLNKALRIVNLVSPKSTHVNNQHGHLQLIQDLIQTHSKRISEVKSPNDFGIPCSRHQIPSDQVLPSFSFKDDVVSEVFELHREGLRIDVAVLPHALSVCGYTGNLHCGTQLQCLAIRDGLSMNVYVASSLISMYSKCGELRSASMVFEEMPLRNVVSWTAFISGFAQKYQVDACLELYSQMRHSSLKPNDYTLTSLLSACVGNGSLRQGKSAHCLAFLSGFYSYLHVANALVSMYCKCGNIEDAFCVFESMHDKDIVSWNSMISGYALHGLAWKAIDLFEEMKRQKMKPDCITFLGVLSSCRHAGLVKQGHMYFNSMIEYCVEPDLGHYSCIVDLLGRAGLVDEGRNFILDMPIKPNAVIWGSLLSSCRLHDNVWIGIEAAENRLELEPSCAATHMQLAKLYARVGMWDQVAKVWKMMKDTELQTNPGYSWIEIGNEVISFKADDTANSRMNEVFCMLEGLKCQLKSDHVPESQEEFDGYSCTSFS